A region of Salinibacter sp. 10B DNA encodes the following proteins:
- a CDS encoding TerB family tellurite resistance protein, protein MNSPGSWTTSHDLALIYIALAYGTDHELTDGEMDTLTDALREWALMPDEAHVQEVVMEAATAFLEGDARAEVRQSIGQLEEELTFEERRQALRDVMRIAEADGVLLEREQGLIHLLADAWSLKQLGEDLVEDTSAVVQKRGEDWGLIHELAFLYIVVAHSANNDLSSEEIDVMLDRLGEWKPKLSREDIRDIFRRSLQVYADGPEQALIQESVETLKDMLPIVQRLTVLDDLNMVAYADGTLTRNERELIMYLAQAWDINVRLNGRQ, encoded by the coding sequence ATGAATTCTCCCGGGTCCTGGACGACGTCGCATGACCTCGCGCTCATCTACATTGCCCTTGCCTACGGCACGGACCATGAGCTCACCGACGGCGAGATGGATACCCTTACCGATGCGCTTCGGGAGTGGGCATTGATGCCCGATGAGGCGCACGTTCAAGAAGTGGTGATGGAGGCGGCCACCGCTTTTCTGGAGGGAGATGCGCGGGCAGAGGTGCGACAGTCCATCGGTCAGTTGGAGGAGGAGTTAACGTTTGAGGAGCGACGGCAGGCCCTGCGAGATGTGATGCGCATAGCGGAAGCGGACGGGGTGTTGCTTGAACGAGAACAGGGACTGATCCACCTACTGGCGGATGCCTGGTCGTTGAAGCAACTCGGGGAAGATTTGGTCGAGGATACGTCGGCGGTGGTGCAGAAAAGGGGAGAGGACTGGGGGCTGATCCACGAACTTGCGTTTCTGTACATCGTGGTCGCCCACAGCGCCAACAATGACTTGTCCAGCGAAGAGATTGACGTGATGCTCGACCGTCTCGGGGAATGGAAGCCAAAGCTCTCTCGAGAAGACATCCGAGACATCTTTCGTCGGTCGCTTCAGGTATACGCCGATGGGCCTGAGCAGGCACTCATTCAGGAATCCGTCGAGACCCTGAAGGATATGCTGCCGATTGTTCAACGCCTCACCGTGCTCGATGACCTCAACATGGTGGCATATGCCGATGGGACCCTTACACGCAACGAGCGGGAGCTCATTATGTATCTCGCGCAGGCCTGGGACATCAACGTTCGTCTGAACGGTCGGCAGTGA
- a CDS encoding aminopeptidase P family protein yields MFSASTYTDRRRTLMEAKEPASGLVLLLGNEQSAMNYRGNPYPFRQDSSFLYYFGLDVPGLAAVIDLDSGRVCLYGDDPDLDDVVWMGDRPSIQEYAARAGVDTTASRSSLPEDLTAAIEKGRSVHFLPPYRAQQHHRLERLLGIDRERQHTFASAALVRTVVSQRSVKSDAEVDELETAVDITAEMHKTAMHMAEPGRTEREIAGRLSGIADARGQGLSFRPTCSIHGEVLHNHEYSNTLAADDLLLVDAGAASPLHYAGDITRVIPVGGSFSSRQEAIYEAVLDAQMGAIDALKPGVPFRDIHLHAARILTEHLVDLGLMNGPVDAAVDAGAHALFFAHGLGHLLGLDTHEMENLGEDVVGYSADQARSEQFGLHTLRLARPLKPGFVVTIEPGCYFIPALIRRWRQNQRHAKFINYNAVADFESFGGVRIEDDVLITDDGARVLGPGIPKSLDAVEAECQR; encoded by the coding sequence ATGTTTTCCGCTTCGACCTACACCGACCGTCGCCGTACCCTGATGGAGGCCAAAGAGCCTGCATCGGGACTTGTGCTCCTGCTCGGCAACGAGCAAAGTGCAATGAACTACCGGGGAAACCCGTATCCCTTCCGGCAAGACAGCTCATTTCTGTACTACTTTGGCCTAGACGTGCCGGGCCTAGCGGCCGTGATCGATCTCGACTCCGGACGCGTCTGTCTCTACGGCGACGATCCAGACCTGGACGACGTCGTGTGGATGGGAGATCGTCCGTCCATACAGGAGTATGCCGCCCGGGCCGGTGTCGACACTACGGCTTCTCGCTCGTCTCTGCCGGAGGACCTGACCGCTGCGATTGAAAAGGGCCGATCGGTTCACTTCCTTCCTCCGTACCGGGCCCAGCAGCATCACCGGCTCGAACGCCTCCTCGGTATAGATCGGGAGCGGCAGCACACCTTCGCGTCCGCCGCACTGGTCCGAACCGTCGTGTCCCAGCGGTCCGTCAAATCTGACGCCGAGGTGGACGAGTTGGAAACGGCGGTCGACATTACGGCCGAGATGCACAAAACGGCTATGCATATGGCCGAACCGGGACGTACGGAGCGTGAGATTGCGGGACGTCTCAGCGGCATTGCTGACGCACGAGGCCAAGGCCTCTCCTTTCGTCCAACCTGCTCAATCCACGGGGAGGTCCTGCATAACCATGAGTACAGCAATACACTAGCGGCCGACGACCTTCTTCTGGTGGATGCCGGCGCCGCCTCTCCGCTCCACTACGCCGGCGACATTACTCGCGTCATTCCTGTTGGGGGAAGCTTCTCTTCCCGGCAAGAAGCGATCTACGAGGCCGTGCTCGACGCTCAGATGGGGGCGATTGATGCCCTGAAGCCTGGGGTGCCGTTTCGAGACATCCATCTTCACGCCGCCCGGATCCTCACTGAACACCTGGTGGACCTTGGGCTGATGAATGGGCCGGTCGACGCGGCGGTCGACGCGGGCGCTCACGCCCTCTTCTTTGCCCATGGCCTCGGACACCTGCTGGGCCTCGACACCCATGAGATGGAAAACCTGGGAGAGGATGTGGTCGGCTACTCCGCCGACCAAGCACGCAGCGAACAGTTCGGCCTACACACCCTCCGTCTTGCCCGTCCCTTGAAGCCGGGATTCGTCGTGACGATTGAGCCGGGCTGCTACTTCATTCCGGCCCTGATCCGGCGCTGGCGGCAAAACCAGCGGCACGCGAAGTTCATCAACTACAACGCCGTGGCGGACTTCGAGTCATTCGGCGGAGTCCGAATTGAAGACGATGTGCTCATCACCGACGACGGCGCCCGGGTCCTGGGTCCCGGCATTCCAAAATCCCTCGACGCTGTCGAAGCCGAGTGCCAGCGGTAG
- the treS gene encoding maltose alpha-D-glucosyltransferase yields MPDDFLSDPLWYKDAVIYELHVRSFYDSNDDGYGDFQGLREKLPYLDSLGVNTLWLLPFLESPLKDDGYDTADYFKVLPVHGDLDDFQAFLDEAHARGMRVITELVLNHTSDQHPWFQEARDPDSDKHDWYVWSETDEKYEDVRIIFTDTEDSNWEWDQKAQKYYWHRFFSHQPDLNYDNPEVREKMKEVMFFWLDMGVDGLRLDAVPYLYEREGTTSENLPETIAYVKELRAAVEERYGPGKVLLGEANQWPEDTLPYFGEDAEGNSTGVQMAFNFPIMPRMYMALRRENRRPLVEMLDLTNGIPDDAQWALFLRNHDELTLEMVTDEERDYMYHEYAADDRFRINVGIRRRLAPLLGGERRRIELMNALLFSLKGSPIIYYGDEIGMGDDPFLGDRNGVRTPMQWSPDKNGGFSRAPHHKLFMPPINRGQYSYEFVNVENAEEDPHSLLHFTRRLIALRQQHKKIFGRGSLELLPVENQSILAFTREYQGEKILVVVNLSRFVQSVHVPPQDDLQGLAPVELFGQTAFPPIADEDYHLTIGPHHFYWFKLVPKDEIQRGRDAYRDVRVATSGPDGQTLPVLPVAEGLQNLLVPTMAHDRGPEQLESLLPDYIVEQRWFGEKGETIEDVVIEDAVRLNADPVVYLSVLHVTLDDADAFYTLPLMAASSETADHILDETPNKALAWLEINGTGERRLVYDATINEEFWATLFEWWQGGSKGRSLKGVYKAEPSAEAKGDHPEKIELLTGEQSNTSALVNDDYFVKIYRRLEQGPNPEKELLDHLTKVGFNFAPRLHGTIDFRRAQRHYTLGVLQEALPVETDGWNYALSCTTRFLDRVEKSPFPHEQARTSSPSKIIEEWQSAEQRDVPVPVWLEEVAPEMISLSRVLGVRTAEMHHALAQADAEGLAPVDAPSNAGAVLAQQLSKELDETRALLARHSDTIDETAPPSEAAWEGAEERLQELQSVHGAHKRIRIHGDYHLGQLLRAEGDFHILDFEGEPARPLDQRRRPDNVLRDVAGMIRSLEYALLMAWNQHTDTDDEYFPWINALQRWSEITFVNAYTDTSGDAAFLPPASDRHSFLWAYLFQKAIYEVRYELNHRPDWAWLPLHGLRRLLQSDDPAPVDLQS; encoded by the coding sequence ATGCCCGACGACTTCCTCTCGGATCCCCTCTGGTACAAAGACGCCGTCATCTACGAGCTCCACGTCCGCTCGTTTTACGACTCCAATGATGACGGCTACGGCGACTTCCAGGGCCTCCGCGAGAAGCTTCCGTATCTCGATTCGCTGGGCGTGAATACCCTCTGGCTCCTCCCCTTTCTCGAGAGCCCCCTGAAAGACGACGGCTACGATACGGCCGACTACTTTAAGGTCCTCCCCGTCCATGGCGACCTCGACGACTTTCAGGCCTTTCTCGACGAGGCCCACGCCCGAGGCATGCGCGTCATTACGGAGCTTGTACTGAACCACACCTCCGACCAACACCCGTGGTTTCAAGAAGCCCGCGATCCAGACTCTGACAAGCACGACTGGTACGTCTGGAGCGAGACGGACGAAAAATACGAGGATGTCCGCATCATCTTCACCGATACCGAGGACTCGAATTGGGAGTGGGATCAGAAGGCGCAGAAGTACTACTGGCATCGCTTCTTTTCTCACCAGCCCGACCTCAACTACGACAACCCGGAGGTTCGGGAAAAAATGAAGGAGGTCATGTTCTTCTGGCTCGACATGGGAGTCGACGGCCTCCGGCTTGACGCTGTCCCCTATCTGTATGAGCGGGAAGGCACCACCAGCGAAAACCTCCCGGAAACTATTGCCTACGTCAAGGAACTCCGGGCAGCGGTAGAGGAGCGGTATGGACCCGGCAAGGTTCTCCTGGGCGAGGCCAACCAGTGGCCCGAAGACACGCTTCCCTATTTCGGAGAAGATGCTGAGGGCAACAGCACGGGGGTGCAGATGGCGTTCAACTTCCCCATCATGCCCCGCATGTACATGGCCCTCCGCCGTGAAAACCGGCGGCCCCTCGTGGAAATGCTAGACCTTACGAACGGCATTCCCGACGATGCCCAATGGGCCCTCTTCCTCCGCAATCACGACGAGCTCACGCTCGAAATGGTGACCGATGAGGAGCGGGACTACATGTACCACGAGTACGCGGCGGACGACCGCTTCCGCATCAATGTGGGCATCCGGCGGCGCCTGGCGCCGCTCCTTGGGGGCGAGCGACGCCGCATTGAGCTGATGAATGCTCTCCTCTTCAGCCTAAAGGGAAGCCCCATCATCTACTACGGCGACGAGATCGGGATGGGGGACGACCCGTTCCTTGGCGATCGAAATGGAGTGCGCACCCCGATGCAGTGGAGCCCCGACAAGAACGGCGGGTTCTCCCGAGCCCCCCATCATAAGCTGTTTATGCCCCCCATCAATCGGGGCCAGTACAGCTATGAATTTGTCAATGTTGAGAATGCGGAAGAAGACCCGCACTCCCTCCTCCACTTCACGCGCCGGCTCATTGCCCTGCGCCAGCAGCACAAGAAGATCTTCGGCCGGGGCTCACTGGAGCTCCTCCCCGTCGAAAACCAGTCCATTCTCGCATTCACGCGGGAATACCAGGGCGAAAAGATTCTTGTGGTGGTCAACCTCTCTCGGTTCGTCCAGTCCGTCCACGTGCCCCCTCAGGACGATCTGCAAGGCCTGGCCCCCGTCGAGCTCTTCGGGCAAACGGCTTTCCCGCCCATTGCGGATGAGGACTACCATCTTACGATTGGCCCCCACCACTTTTACTGGTTCAAACTCGTCCCGAAAGACGAGATCCAACGGGGGCGCGACGCGTATCGGGACGTTCGCGTAGCAACGTCGGGTCCCGACGGTCAGACCCTCCCCGTGCTGCCGGTTGCCGAAGGCCTCCAGAACCTTCTGGTCCCGACCATGGCACACGACCGCGGCCCGGAGCAGCTTGAATCGCTCCTGCCCGACTATATCGTCGAACAACGCTGGTTCGGCGAGAAGGGCGAAACGATTGAGGATGTCGTCATCGAGGATGCGGTGCGCCTGAATGCCGATCCGGTGGTGTACCTCTCCGTCCTCCACGTCACTCTGGACGACGCCGACGCCTTCTATACCCTGCCCCTCATGGCCGCCTCCTCAGAAACGGCCGACCACATTCTCGACGAGACCCCGAACAAAGCCCTCGCCTGGCTCGAAATTAACGGGACCGGTGAACGACGGCTCGTGTACGACGCCACCATCAACGAGGAGTTTTGGGCCACCCTCTTTGAGTGGTGGCAAGGGGGAAGCAAAGGACGCTCCCTAAAGGGCGTCTATAAGGCTGAACCTTCGGCTGAGGCGAAAGGAGACCATCCGGAAAAGATTGAGCTCCTCACTGGGGAACAAAGCAATACCTCGGCCCTCGTGAACGACGACTACTTCGTCAAAATCTACCGCCGCCTTGAACAAGGCCCCAACCCGGAAAAGGAACTGCTGGACCACCTTACAAAGGTTGGGTTCAACTTTGCCCCCCGGCTCCACGGGACCATCGACTTTCGGCGTGCCCAACGGCATTACACCTTGGGTGTGCTGCAAGAGGCCCTGCCGGTGGAGACGGATGGATGGAACTACGCCCTCTCGTGTACGACTCGCTTCCTCGATCGCGTCGAAAAATCGCCGTTCCCGCACGAACAGGCCCGCACAAGCTCCCCTTCCAAGATTATTGAGGAGTGGCAATCCGCGGAGCAACGGGACGTCCCCGTGCCGGTGTGGCTCGAAGAGGTTGCCCCCGAAATGATCTCCTTATCCCGCGTCCTGGGCGTTCGTACGGCGGAAATGCACCACGCACTTGCCCAGGCCGATGCTGAGGGACTCGCTCCTGTAGACGCTCCTTCAAATGCCGGTGCCGTTCTTGCCCAGCAGTTGTCCAAGGAACTCGACGAAACCCGAGCCCTCCTTGCCCGGCATAGCGATACCATTGACGAGACCGCCCCTCCCTCCGAGGCGGCGTGGGAAGGTGCCGAGGAACGCCTTCAGGAGCTTCAGTCCGTACACGGCGCCCACAAACGCATCCGGATCCACGGCGACTATCACCTCGGGCAGCTCCTGCGTGCGGAAGGCGACTTCCACATCCTTGACTTCGAGGGTGAACCCGCTCGACCACTCGATCAGCGCCGTCGGCCCGACAATGTGCTTCGGGATGTAGCCGGAATGATTCGGTCGCTGGAGTATGCCTTACTCATGGCCTGGAACCAACACACCGATACTGACGACGAATATTTTCCCTGGATCAATGCCCTGCAACGCTGGTCCGAAATCACTTTCGTGAATGCCTACACCGACACGAGCGGGGACGCCGCCTTCCTCCCCCCCGCCTCCGACCGCCACTCGTTCCTCTGGGCCTACCTCTTCCAGAAAGCCATCTACGAAGTCCGTTACGAACTCAATCACCGGCCCGACTGGGCGTGGCTCCCGCTTCACGGGCTCCGCCGCCTGCTCCAGTCCGACGATCCTGCACCGGTCGACCTGCAGTCGTGA
- the glgX gene encoding glycogen debranching protein GlgX yields the protein MDAPQSSTGASQTPPSRQSQKGLDIKPGKPYPRGATWDGIGVNFALHSAHAEKVELLLFNDAADAEPAATFVLPEQTGPMWHGYVVNLRPGQLYGYRVYGPYDPKNGHRFNPNKVLLDPYAKAIGRPLRWDDSLFGYDVDDEEEKDLSFSTTDSAPYAPLGAVIEETFAWGNDQRPKIPWEDTIIYETHVKGMTKQHPEVPESLRGTYLGLACEPVIEHLKKLGITTVQLLPVHAKLQDRFLLEKGLRNYWGYNTLAYFAPEPEYSSNGSITAVRDFKMMVRALHDAGLEVIIDVVYNHTCEGNQMGPTLSLRGIDNRTYYKLNPDDNRYYMDYTGTGNTLDPGDSYVLQMIMDSLRYWVTEMHVDGFRFDLASALARELYDVNMLGSFFKVVQQDPILSQVKLIAEPWDVGPGGYQVGSFPWQWAEWNGRYRDAIRRFWRGDRGLTGEVATRIAGSSDLYERSGRRPFASINFITAHDGFTLQDQVSYERKHNEENKEGNRDGHDHNYSVNCGVEGPTDNPQVIECRERRKRSLMATLMLSQGVPMILGGDELSHTRRGNNNPYCQDNEITWYNWDLDEREQKFLDFVRNLTQFRKEHPSFRRRHFLAPTNGEEGTGDVLWWHPDGREMTNDDWHDDGLRAFGYLLRGKGLEPDPQGRPRRDDSFLVLMNQGDDPVPIELPEETNELEDVGCEGWHVVPELAEERTGADPLEPGGVLTLRPQRLLALRAVPPSDEGE from the coding sequence ATGGATGCACCCCAATCGTCGACGGGCGCGTCGCAGACGCCTCCTTCACGTCAGTCTCAGAAGGGGCTCGACATCAAGCCCGGAAAGCCGTATCCGCGGGGCGCCACCTGGGACGGAATCGGGGTCAACTTTGCCCTCCACAGTGCTCACGCCGAGAAAGTTGAGCTTTTGCTCTTTAACGATGCGGCGGATGCGGAGCCGGCTGCCACCTTTGTTCTTCCGGAGCAGACCGGCCCGATGTGGCACGGCTACGTGGTCAATCTGCGTCCGGGACAGTTGTACGGATACCGGGTGTACGGCCCGTACGATCCCAAAAACGGGCATCGGTTCAATCCCAACAAGGTGCTCCTCGATCCTTATGCGAAAGCCATTGGGCGCCCGCTTCGCTGGGATGATAGTCTCTTCGGCTACGACGTAGACGACGAGGAAGAGAAAGACCTCTCGTTTAGCACGACTGATAGCGCTCCCTACGCGCCCCTCGGGGCGGTGATTGAGGAAACGTTTGCTTGGGGCAACGACCAGCGCCCCAAAATTCCGTGGGAGGATACGATTATTTACGAGACCCACGTGAAGGGGATGACGAAACAGCATCCCGAGGTTCCTGAATCCCTCCGGGGAACGTATCTGGGCTTGGCCTGCGAGCCGGTGATTGAGCACCTCAAGAAGTTGGGCATTACGACGGTGCAATTGCTGCCCGTTCACGCCAAACTACAGGATCGATTCCTGCTGGAGAAGGGCCTCCGCAACTACTGGGGCTACAACACTCTCGCATACTTTGCCCCCGAGCCCGAATATTCCTCCAATGGGTCGATCACGGCGGTCCGCGATTTCAAGATGATGGTGCGCGCCCTCCACGACGCTGGGCTAGAGGTGATTATCGACGTGGTGTACAACCACACCTGCGAAGGGAATCAAATGGGGCCCACGCTCTCCCTTCGTGGCATCGACAACCGGACGTATTACAAGCTCAACCCGGACGACAACCGCTACTACATGGACTATACAGGGACGGGCAATACGCTCGATCCTGGCGACTCCTACGTCCTGCAGATGATCATGGACAGTCTCCGCTACTGGGTTACGGAGATGCATGTAGACGGCTTTCGGTTTGATCTGGCGTCCGCCCTTGCCCGAGAGTTGTACGACGTGAACATGCTCGGGTCCTTTTTCAAGGTGGTGCAGCAGGACCCTATTCTCAGCCAGGTGAAGCTGATTGCGGAGCCGTGGGACGTAGGGCCTGGGGGATATCAGGTCGGGTCGTTCCCATGGCAGTGGGCCGAATGGAATGGACGGTACCGGGACGCCATCCGACGTTTTTGGCGTGGAGACCGTGGCTTGACCGGCGAGGTTGCCACCCGTATTGCCGGGTCAAGTGACCTCTACGAACGCTCAGGTCGCCGTCCCTTCGCGTCGATCAACTTCATCACGGCGCACGACGGGTTTACGCTGCAAGATCAGGTCAGCTACGAACGAAAGCACAACGAAGAAAATAAAGAGGGGAATCGGGACGGACACGATCACAACTACTCCGTAAACTGCGGAGTAGAGGGACCAACGGATAATCCACAAGTTATCGAATGCCGTGAGCGGCGCAAGCGGAGCCTGATGGCTACCCTGATGCTCTCACAGGGAGTCCCTATGATTCTTGGGGGCGATGAGCTTTCCCACACGCGGCGGGGGAACAACAACCCGTACTGCCAGGACAATGAAATTACCTGGTACAACTGGGATCTCGATGAGCGCGAGCAGAAATTCCTGGACTTTGTCCGGAACCTGACGCAGTTTCGGAAGGAGCATCCGAGTTTTCGCCGGCGGCATTTTCTGGCCCCCACCAATGGAGAGGAGGGGACGGGCGACGTTCTTTGGTGGCATCCGGACGGGCGGGAGATGACGAACGATGACTGGCACGACGATGGCCTTCGTGCGTTTGGATACCTTTTGCGGGGGAAGGGGTTGGAGCCGGATCCGCAGGGGCGACCGCGCCGGGACGACTCCTTCCTCGTTCTTATGAATCAGGGCGACGATCCAGTGCCCATCGAGCTTCCGGAGGAAACGAACGAGCTTGAAGACGTGGGGTGCGAAGGGTGGCACGTCGTGCCCGAGCTGGCCGAAGAGCGTACGGGGGCAGATCCGCTGGAGCCCGGCGGCGTTCTCACGTTGCGACCGCAGCGGCTCCTTGCACTGAGAGCAGTGCCTCCCTCAGACGAAGGAGAGTGA
- a CDS encoding alpha-1,4-glucan--maltose-1-phosphate maltosyltransferase produces MSSSQSSSAAASTRTSDLPKSWSRVVITSVHPTIDGGRWPIKRAVGEHVEVTAGVIVDSHEALAVELVHRHEDESAEHVSRMSSTGNDEFVGAFEISDVGRYFYRIRAWINRFATWQDQFRRRVEGGEPDSEIESELKAGADLLAQAAENAPKEDEELLEAHIEAFENGNEQAALGDEIAELVRRHAPHDQQTTSATHEVLADPELARFGAWYEFFPRSAGDSPGEHATLDEAAERLPRIKEMGFDIVYLPPIHPIGETNRKGKDNAPEAEPGDPGSPWAIGGFLEDGSKGGHKSVHPKLGGIEAFDRFVDRANELGLEVALDIAFQTSPDHPYVEDHPEWFYHRPDGTIRYAENPPKKYQDVHPINFENEDWPALWHELKSIFEHWIEHGVTTFRVDNPHTKPFAFWQWCLRELRKDTPELIVLSEAFTRPKTMYSLAKLGFNNSYTYFTWRNSSEELMEYGRELFQTEVAEYFRPNFWPNTPDILHDDLVHGGRPAHKIRFVLAATMSSTYGVYGPPFEHVFNEQHPDREEYAQNEKYEIRSWDWDDPTSLQPFISRVNRIREENPALQQMRNIRFHDTQNPEIIAYSKSAGTNLVLVVSTLDPHHAQEGQLVLPNNELGLPVHDAFPVHDLLQDARYTWRGSHHFLRLTPDAPAHIFRIERDVSNETSHPVYDRLVHA; encoded by the coding sequence ATGAGTTCTTCTCAGTCTTCTTCCGCCGCGGCTTCCACTCGCACGTCGGACCTGCCAAAATCCTGGTCCCGCGTGGTCATTACCTCCGTGCACCCTACCATCGACGGTGGTCGCTGGCCCATTAAGCGTGCCGTCGGAGAGCATGTCGAGGTCACGGCCGGCGTCATTGTGGACAGCCACGAAGCCCTTGCGGTCGAACTCGTGCACCGACACGAGGATGAGAGTGCAGAGCACGTGTCCCGCATGTCCTCAACGGGCAACGACGAATTCGTCGGGGCCTTCGAGATCTCGGACGTGGGTCGGTACTTCTACCGCATCCGGGCGTGGATTAATCGCTTTGCCACCTGGCAGGACCAGTTCCGGCGTCGGGTAGAGGGAGGAGAGCCGGATTCGGAAATCGAGAGTGAACTCAAGGCCGGGGCGGATCTTCTGGCTCAGGCTGCCGAGAATGCCCCGAAAGAGGATGAGGAATTGTTGGAGGCCCACATTGAAGCATTCGAAAACGGCAACGAGCAGGCGGCCCTCGGTGATGAGATTGCGGAACTAGTGCGCCGCCATGCGCCGCACGACCAGCAAACGACCAGCGCCACGCACGAGGTGCTGGCCGATCCCGAACTGGCCCGCTTCGGGGCCTGGTACGAATTCTTTCCCCGATCCGCCGGCGATTCGCCCGGGGAGCACGCGACCCTCGACGAGGCGGCCGAGCGGCTGCCCCGCATCAAAGAGATGGGCTTCGACATCGTCTACCTCCCTCCCATCCACCCCATCGGCGAAACAAACCGAAAGGGCAAAGACAATGCACCGGAGGCCGAACCTGGCGATCCGGGCAGCCCCTGGGCCATCGGTGGATTCCTGGAGGACGGATCAAAGGGCGGACACAAGAGCGTTCATCCGAAGCTCGGAGGCATCGAGGCCTTCGACCGCTTCGTCGACCGCGCCAATGAACTCGGGCTGGAAGTCGCCCTCGACATCGCCTTCCAAACTTCGCCCGATCACCCCTACGTCGAAGACCATCCGGAGTGGTTTTACCATCGGCCCGACGGCACCATCCGGTACGCTGAGAATCCCCCAAAGAAGTACCAGGACGTCCACCCGATCAACTTCGAGAATGAGGACTGGCCTGCCCTCTGGCACGAACTGAAAAGCATCTTCGAGCACTGGATCGAGCATGGCGTCACCACCTTCCGCGTTGACAACCCCCACACGAAACCCTTTGCCTTTTGGCAGTGGTGCCTCCGAGAGCTTCGGAAGGATACGCCCGAGTTGATCGTTCTCTCGGAGGCGTTCACACGCCCCAAAACCATGTATAGCCTCGCCAAGCTTGGCTTCAACAACTCCTATACTTACTTCACCTGGCGCAACTCGTCGGAAGAGTTGATGGAGTACGGGCGCGAGCTCTTTCAAACGGAGGTGGCTGAATACTTCCGGCCGAATTTCTGGCCCAACACGCCCGACATTTTGCACGACGACCTGGTGCACGGCGGCCGCCCGGCACACAAAATCCGCTTTGTCCTCGCCGCGACCATGTCGAGCACCTACGGCGTGTACGGTCCCCCGTTCGAGCACGTGTTCAATGAACAACATCCCGATCGCGAGGAGTATGCGCAAAACGAAAAATACGAGATTCGGAGCTGGGACTGGGACGATCCCACCTCGCTGCAACCCTTCATAAGCCGCGTAAACCGGATCCGCGAGGAGAATCCGGCACTGCAGCAGATGCGCAATATTCGCTTTCACGACACTCAGAACCCGGAAATTATTGCCTACAGTAAATCTGCAGGCACCAACCTCGTGCTGGTGGTCTCCACCCTCGACCCGCACCACGCCCAGGAGGGACAACTCGTCCTGCCGAATAATGAACTGGGCCTCCCCGTGCACGACGCTTTCCCCGTGCACGACCTCCTACAGGACGCCCGCTACACGTGGCGAGGATCGCACCACTTCCTTCGACTCACGCCAGATGCCCCCGCGCACATTTTCCGGATCGAGCGCGACGTGTCGAACGAAACGTCGCATCCCGTCTACGATCGCTTGGTCCACGCCTGA
- a CDS encoding FxsA family protein: MLGRLLLLFLLTPAVELGLLIQVDKLIGFWPTIGVIVATGIAGSYLARREGVQTWRRLNERLSRGDLPGTELMDGVIILVAGALLVTPGVLTDAFGFLGLLPPTRALIRKVLMRRFQSKMQEGSMQIQFGIFGGAAPGPNGSAPNGPSGSNQTWKGTSQQVPRHSQDTSRKTDGASDDPFTADRSDER, from the coding sequence ATGCTCGGACGCCTCCTGCTTTTATTTCTTCTGACTCCAGCCGTAGAGCTCGGTCTCCTCATCCAGGTAGACAAGCTCATCGGTTTTTGGCCGACGATTGGCGTAATTGTCGCTACCGGCATCGCGGGCAGCTACCTCGCCCGTCGAGAGGGGGTTCAAACATGGCGCCGCCTAAATGAACGATTATCCCGCGGCGACCTTCCCGGCACGGAGCTTATGGATGGAGTCATTATCTTGGTGGCCGGAGCTCTCCTCGTCACCCCCGGTGTTCTCACCGACGCTTTTGGGTTTCTCGGCCTTCTGCCGCCCACCCGTGCGCTGATTCGGAAAGTGCTGATGCGCCGGTTTCAATCCAAGATGCAGGAAGGCTCCATGCAAATCCAGTTCGGGATTTTTGGAGGGGCAGCGCCCGGGCCCAACGGCTCCGCCCCGAACGGCCCTAGCGGATCGAATCAGACCTGGAAGGGGACCAGCCAACAGGTCCCTCGTCACTCTCAGGATACGTCGCGGAAGACCGACGGGGCATCGGACGATCCCTTCACTGCCGACCGTTCAGACGAACGTTGA